The Parabacteroides sp. AD58 genome includes a window with the following:
- a CDS encoding SUMF1/EgtB/PvdO family nonheme iron enzyme, with the protein MSQRNSSNSEKKKNFFKRKPFIFIVGIGIGAGLMIGTYKASVYFSSDESCMMCHVHPHVYDSWKLSKHVNNGSGVTTHCVACHLPPQSNTWKHYSAKAKLGLKDVWSYLTKDSADFNWELKSELEHAVKYIPNESCKDCHQNLFPEGITNDGITAHLYYEENEKKLDLQCISCHLDAGHYNPNYTHGKMTGIPGANSMTSVVDTSLFYKEATPITAFENFTEKIPGTTVSFKMIAIPGGTFKMGSTEKEPFHKADESPVREVTLNKFFMAEFEVTWDQYWAFFANTMSEGRTPPEEVYANNSNPDVDAISGPTPPFGFPDQGWGSGDRPAITMTHYAAETFCQWLSKKTGKKYRLPTEAEWEYAARGGKETPYFFEGNPKDFSDQGFWRKFFDAETDSISSYVIYAKNSENKTQEPSKVKANPFGLKNMLGNVMEYCADKYNPDAYKQGGEKVSNPICTEGDEWVVRGGNYTSDAADVRCAARACTQHEAWLKTDPQQPKSIWWYSDIKGIGFRVVCEYDK; encoded by the coding sequence ATGAGCCAGAGAAACAGTTCAAATTCTGAAAAGAAGAAAAACTTTTTTAAAAGGAAACCATTTATATTCATAGTGGGCATTGGAATAGGTGCCGGCTTAATGATTGGTACATACAAAGCATCTGTATACTTTTCTTCAGACGAATCTTGTATGATGTGTCACGTTCATCCCCATGTTTACGATAGCTGGAAATTATCCAAACACGTAAACAACGGAAGTGGAGTTACTACTCATTGCGTGGCTTGCCACCTTCCACCACAGTCAAATACTTGGAAACATTATTCGGCTAAAGCAAAATTGGGATTAAAAGATGTATGGTCGTATCTCACAAAAGACAGTGCCGACTTTAATTGGGAGCTGAAGTCTGAATTGGAGCACGCCGTAAAATACATTCCTAATGAGTCATGTAAGGATTGTCACCAGAATCTGTTTCCGGAAGGCATCACGAACGATGGCATCACAGCTCACCTCTATTACGAAGAGAATGAAAAGAAACTGGATCTGCAATGTATCAGTTGTCACTTAGACGCTGGTCACTACAATCCGAATTATACCCACGGCAAGATGACGGGTATTCCTGGAGCAAACTCTATGACAAGCGTAGTGGATACAAGTCTTTTCTATAAAGAAGCAACACCAATTACGGCATTCGAGAACTTCACGGAAAAGATTCCTGGAACAACCGTTTCATTTAAGATGATTGCTATCCCAGGCGGTACATTCAAGATGGGAAGTACAGAGAAAGAACCGTTCCATAAAGCAGACGAATCTCCGGTTCGTGAAGTTACATTGAATAAGTTCTTCATGGCTGAATTCGAAGTAACATGGGATCAGTACTGGGCCTTCTTTGCTAATACAATGAGTGAAGGACGTACTCCGCCTGAAGAAGTATATGCCAACAACAGCAATCCAGATGTGGATGCCATCTCCGGTCCTACTCCTCCGTTCGGATTCCCGGATCAAGGGTGGGGAAGCGGCGACAGACCTGCCATCACTATGACTCACTATGCAGCTGAAACATTCTGCCAGTGGTTATCGAAGAAGACAGGAAAGAAATACCGTCTGCCGACAGAAGCGGAATGGGAATACGCAGCCAGAGGAGGAAAAGAAACGCCTTACTTCTTTGAAGGTAATCCAAAAGACTTCTCGGATCAGGGATTCTGGAGAAAGTTTTTTGATGCAGAGACAGACAGTATCAGCTCGTATGTCATCTATGCAAAGAACAGTGAGAACAAGACACAGGAACCTTCAAAGGTAAAGGCAAACCCGTTTGGCTTGAAGAACATGTTGGGTAATGTAATGGAATATTGTGCCGACAAATATAATCCGGATGCTTACAAGCAAGGCGGAGAAAAGGTTTCAAATCCGATCTGCACAGAAGGTGATGAATGGGTAGTGAGAGGAGGAAACTATACTTCCGATGCTGCTGACGTCCGTTGTGCGGCACGTGCTTGCACACAGCATGAAGCTTGGTTAAAGACAGACCCGCAGCAACCGAAGAGTATCTGGTGGTATTCAGATATTAAAGGTATCGGATTCCGCGTGGTATGCGAATATGATAAATAA
- a CDS encoding Gfo/Idh/MocA family oxidoreductase, which translates to MKKENGISRRSFLKSSAMAGALSAIGGGSAATLLTSCGGGNTAADAPKALKEPGTYYIPELPDMATDGKELKAGVIGCGGRGSGAAFDFLSAANGVTIVALADTFKERVDALADKLKSEKNIDIPADKRFVGLDAYKQLIDSGVDVVIVATPPLFRPVHFQYAVEKNKHCFLEKPICVDPAGYRTIMATAKQAQAKNLCVVTGTQRHHQRAYVESYKKIMEGAIGEITGGNVYWNQSMLWYRERQQGWSDCEWMIKDWVNWKWLSGDHIVEQHVHNIDVFTWFSGLKPVKAVGFGSRQRRLTGDQYDNFSVDFTMENGIHLHSMCRQIDGCANNVSEFIQGTKGSWDSSTMEIKDLAGNVVWKYDSDAEKNTYKQTNPYVLEHVNWVNCIRANKPIEQASETAVANMAAIMGRESAYTGAETTWDAMTASALDYTPKDLNLGKMDMSGFVVPVPGKPVDKK; encoded by the coding sequence ATGAAGAAGGAAAATGGAATTAGCAGAAGGTCATTTCTGAAGAGTTCAGCTATGGCCGGCGCATTGAGTGCCATTGGTGGCGGTAGTGCTGCAACATTATTAACCTCTTGTGGTGGTGGAAATACAGCAGCTGATGCGCCTAAAGCATTAAAGGAACCAGGAACTTATTACATTCCTGAATTGCCTGATATGGCTACTGACGGAAAAGAACTGAAAGCCGGTGTCATTGGTTGCGGCGGTCGTGGTTCTGGTGCTGCTTTTGACTTCCTGAGTGCCGCCAACGGTGTTACAATTGTTGCCTTGGCCGATACATTCAAAGAGAGAGTTGATGCTTTGGCTGATAAATTGAAATCAGAGAAGAATATCGATATTCCTGCAGATAAAAGATTTGTCGGACTGGATGCTTACAAACAGCTTATCGATAGTGGTGTAGATGTTGTTATCGTTGCAACTCCTCCTCTATTCCGTCCGGTTCATTTCCAATATGCTGTTGAAAAGAACAAACACTGCTTCCTGGAAAAACCTATCTGTGTTGATCCGGCAGGTTACAGAACAATCATGGCAACGGCCAAGCAGGCTCAAGCAAAGAATCTGTGTGTTGTTACTGGTACACAGCGCCATCACCAGCGTGCATACGTTGAATCTTACAAGAAGATTATGGAAGGTGCTATCGGTGAAATTACAGGCGGTAATGTTTACTGGAACCAGAGCATGCTTTGGTATCGTGAACGTCAGCAAGGCTGGAGCGACTGTGAATGGATGATTAAAGACTGGGTAAACTGGAAATGGTTGTCTGGTGATCACATCGTAGAACAGCATGTTCACAACATCGATGTATTTACTTGGTTCAGTGGTCTGAAACCTGTGAAGGCAGTGGGCTTTGGTTCACGTCAGCGCCGTTTGACAGGCGACCAGTACGATAACTTCAGTGTTGATTTCACAATGGAAAATGGTATTCACCTGCATAGTATGTGCCGTCAGATTGATGGTTGCGCCAACAATGTAAGTGAATTCATCCAAGGAACAAAAGGTTCTTGGGACAGCTCTACAATGGAAATCAAAGACTTGGCTGGCAATGTAGTTTGGAAATACGACAGTGACGCTGAAAAGAACACATACAAACAGACAAATCCGTATGTACTGGAGCATGTAAACTGGGTAAATTGTATTCGTGCAAACAAACCAATTGAACAGGCTTCTGAAACAGCTGTTGCCAACATGGCTGCTATTATGGGTCGTGAATCTGCTTATACAGGTGCAGAAACTACTTGGGACGCAATGACTGCTTCTGCTTTGGATTACACGCCGAAAGACTTGAATCTGGGTAAGATGGATATGAGCGGATTTGTAGTTCCAGTTCCTGGCAAACCGGTTGACAAGAAATAA
- a CDS encoding sugar phosphate isomerase/epimerase family protein — protein sequence MTINRRNFLKATLSGAAMAVGSTAIASCTGKPAETSAEATAQPKAAGIQYNSAAQLNLSLQEGVAPGESLNEKLDFMEKNGVVGLEPGGGNLAARVDEFKQALNGRNIKISAICAGFKGFILSTDPAVRKQCMDTMKEIIAAAGELGSTGVIIVPAFNNQVPVMPHTMETRDFLCEQFNEMGNFAKEHGTTVIFEPLNRKECFYLRQVADAASICRDINNPGVRCMGDFWHMTWEETSDMGAFISAGEYLQHVHVASRKRRSMPGEDGDADNYVNGFKGLKAIGYNKFVSFECGCQSEDRAAAVVNALNLLRKQWEEA from the coding sequence ATGACTATCAATAGAAGAAACTTCCTGAAAGCAACTCTTTCAGGCGCTGCAATGGCTGTAGGCAGTACAGCCATTGCTTCTTGTACAGGCAAACCGGCAGAAACATCTGCTGAAGCGACTGCTCAGCCAAAGGCTGCCGGCATTCAATACAACAGTGCTGCACAATTGAACCTGTCTTTGCAGGAAGGCGTCGCTCCGGGTGAAAGTTTGAATGAGAAACTGGACTTCATGGAAAAGAATGGAGTTGTCGGTTTAGAACCTGGCGGTGGCAACTTAGCAGCTCGTGTTGATGAATTCAAACAGGCATTGAACGGACGAAACATCAAGATCAGTGCCATTTGCGCCGGATTCAAAGGATTCATTCTGTCTACTGATCCTGCGGTTCGGAAGCAATGCATGGATACGATGAAAGAAATCATTGCTGCTGCAGGCGAACTTGGTTCTACGGGGGTTATCATTGTGCCGGCTTTCAATAACCAGGTTCCGGTTATGCCGCATACAATGGAAACACGTGACTTCTTGTGCGAACAGTTCAATGAAATGGGTAACTTCGCCAAAGAGCATGGAACGACAGTTATCTTTGAACCGTTGAACCGTAAAGAATGTTTCTATCTGCGTCAAGTAGCTGATGCCGCTTCAATTTGCCGCGACATCAATAATCCGGGTGTCCGTTGCATGGGCGATTTCTGGCACATGACTTGGGAAGAGACTTCAGACATGGGCGCATTTATCTCAGCAGGAGAATACTTGCAGCACGTGCATGTAGCCAGCCGTAAGCGTAGAAGCATGCCTGGTGAAGACGGCGATGCCGACAATTATGTAAATGGATTCAAAGGATTGAAGGCTATTGGCTACAACAAATTCGTCAGCTTCGAATGCGGCTGCCAGAGCGAAGACCGCGCAGCAGCAGTTGTCAATGCCCTGAATTTATTACGTAAACAGTGGGAAGAAGCATAA
- a CDS encoding helix-turn-helix transcriptional regulator yields MPMSEVVEENTSLIPVINRLGIRLGLQDKTVREICEDHQIDTDFLLIIINTFLNEEYFPEKRLQAFHVSQIIDYLSKTNQYYLRFQIPNIARHLESFISHSKSNNATLSLIGKFFQSFKEQLTEQIRKDATEWFPYCLQLSRQLQHNVSFNQEEMRSFSDNETADDSLEAVLADLKSIMIKHLSGDFDENLCYAVIFAVSSLEKDIKQHNRIRYRILSPLVHKMELLNNMH; encoded by the coding sequence ATGCCAATGAGCGAAGTGGTGGAAGAAAACACTTCGCTCATTCCTGTTATCAACCGGTTAGGTATCCGGCTCGGATTGCAGGACAAAACCGTTCGTGAGATCTGTGAAGATCATCAGATTGATACGGATTTTCTGCTCATCATCATCAATACTTTTCTGAACGAAGAGTATTTTCCGGAGAAGCGACTTCAGGCATTTCATGTTTCTCAAATCATCGACTACCTAAGCAAAACCAACCAGTATTATTTACGCTTTCAGATACCGAACATTGCCCGGCATCTGGAGTCTTTCATCTCGCATAGCAAATCCAACAATGCGACCTTGAGCCTGATCGGTAAATTCTTCCAGTCGTTTAAAGAACAGCTCACGGAACAAATCAGGAAAGATGCTACTGAATGGTTCCCCTATTGCCTGCAGCTGAGCCGGCAATTACAGCATAATGTTTCATTCAATCAGGAAGAGATGCGTTCTTTCTCTGATAATGAGACCGCAGATGACAGTCTGGAGGCCGTTCTTGCCGACCTGAAGAGTATCATGATCAAACATCTGTCTGGTGACTTCGATGAAAACCTCTGCTATGCCGTGATCTTTGCTGTCAGCAGTCTGGAGAAAGACATCAAGCAGCACAACCGGATCCGATACCGGATCCTGTCTCCGCTCGTACATAAAATGGAACTTCTCAATAATATGCATTAA
- a CDS encoding LuxR C-terminal-related transcriptional regulator — MAKNKQIAIILADRLQFYGLDCLLKEYFSPLQIRYFPDMLSLIEKQPDLFDFYFTDAQTFLIYWDYFLPRRNKVIILVDKPDTNLPVTNMISTRSSIETTIELLESVLLAENTSSSTDINNKDLSGREIDVLQQIVRGHTNKEIAEHLNISLNTVLSHRKNITAKLGIKTVSGLTFYAIMNGLISGDEIEL, encoded by the coding sequence ATGGCCAAGAATAAGCAAATAGCCATCATCTTGGCAGACAGGCTGCAGTTTTACGGACTCGACTGTCTGCTGAAAGAATATTTCTCGCCCTTGCAGATTCGTTATTTTCCCGATATGCTCTCGCTGATCGAGAAACAGCCCGACCTGTTTGATTTCTATTTTACAGACGCGCAGACCTTCCTGATTTATTGGGATTATTTTCTGCCCCGACGGAATAAGGTGATTATTCTGGTAGACAAACCGGATACGAATCTGCCGGTCACCAACATGATTTCAACCCGCAGTTCGATAGAAACGACCATCGAACTGCTCGAATCTGTCTTACTGGCCGAGAATACCAGCAGTTCAACAGATATCAACAACAAAGATCTATCCGGCCGGGAAATAGATGTACTCCAGCAGATCGTACGCGGACACACCAATAAGGAAATAGCAGAACACCTTAATATCAGCCTAAATACGGTTCTCTCCCACCGCAAGAACATTACAGCCAAATTAGGCATTAAAACCGTTTCGGGACTTACGTTCTACGCTATCATGAACGGACTGATATCGGGCGACGAGATCGAACTGTAA
- a CDS encoding MFS transporter, with protein MNRNILALYLVKLSKWFSLVMPIIVLFYEKHGLGLHDVFVLKSVYSVAAVTLEIPSGYLADVWGRKKCLVSGCILFFIGYLVYSFTSSFTAFLGAELLLGIGQTLVNGADSALLYDTTVHYKRENEYLKYEGRITMIGNFAEAFAGIFGGLLAVYSLRFPFYAQACVAFIGIPAAFSLQEFNTKGKIQSPVTEIVRIIKYSLFTNRRLCCNIMYSGIIGAATLTMAWFVQPVLMHLDTPTSWFGVIWTVLNLTVGVAALYSDKIEHRLGMNKMNLLILVFIAGGYLALAYNLTYWGLAILLLFYIVRGFATPVLKGYINQLTFSDMRATVLSIRNFIIRLMFAGAAPFVGWLNDMYSLKTALLASAGIIFLPGIIFLVLSFEVNHKKEETEKTE; from the coding sequence ATGAATCGGAATATTCTGGCGCTGTATCTGGTGAAACTTTCGAAATGGTTTTCGCTGGTGATGCCAATCATTGTGTTGTTTTATGAAAAACATGGCTTGGGCTTGCATGATGTTTTTGTCTTGAAGAGTGTGTATTCGGTAGCGGCTGTCACGCTTGAAATACCTTCCGGCTACTTGGCCGATGTCTGGGGGCGGAAGAAATGCCTGGTTTCGGGCTGTATACTGTTTTTTATCGGTTATCTGGTTTACTCGTTTACCTCCTCTTTTACTGCCTTTTTGGGAGCCGAATTGCTTTTAGGTATCGGACAGACACTCGTCAATGGCGCCGATTCTGCTTTATTATATGATACGACGGTACATTACAAGCGGGAAAATGAATACTTGAAATATGAAGGACGGATTACGATGATCGGAAATTTCGCCGAGGCTTTTGCCGGTATTTTCGGTGGTTTGCTGGCTGTTTATTCATTGCGTTTCCCGTTTTATGCCCAGGCTTGTGTGGCTTTTATCGGCATACCGGCCGCTTTTTCCCTGCAGGAATTCAATACAAAAGGAAAGATCCAGAGTCCGGTGACCGAGATCGTCCGAATTATCAAGTACTCTTTGTTTACGAATCGCCGGCTGTGTTGTAATATCATGTATTCGGGCATCATTGGAGCGGCTACACTGACGATGGCCTGGTTCGTACAACCGGTCTTGATGCACCTCGATACGCCGACTTCGTGGTTTGGTGTTATCTGGACTGTGCTGAATCTGACGGTGGGTGTTGCTGCCTTGTATTCTGATAAGATAGAGCACCGGTTGGGAATGAACAAGATGAATCTGCTGATTCTGGTCTTCATTGCCGGCGGTTATCTGGCCTTAGCTTATAACCTGACGTATTGGGGTCTGGCCATTCTGCTACTGTTCTACATTGTCAGAGGTTTTGCTACTCCGGTCTTGAAAGGATATATCAACCAATTGACGTTTTCCGACATGCGTGCTACGGTCTTGTCTATCCGTAATTTCATTATCCGGCTGATGTTTGCCGGCGCGGCCCCTTTTGTAGGCTGGCTCAATGATATGTATTCGCTGAAGACGGCCTTGCTGGCCTCGGCAGGGATTATTTTCCTGCCTGGAATTATTTTCCTGGTTCTGAGTTTTGAGGTGAACCATAAAAAGGAAGAGACGGAGAAAACGGAATGA
- a CDS encoding phenylacetate--CoA ligase family protein: MIWNETIECMDREEMRKLQSIRLRRVVEHVYHNSPFYRKKMQELGVVPQDIQSIDDITKLPFTVKQDLRDNYPFGLMAVPMSEIVRLHASSGTTGKPIVVGYTRKDLGIWEEVVARCLTAGGITKNDSVQVSYGYGLFTGGLGLHGGVQNIGGTVIPMSSGNTQKQIQLMHDFGAKALACTPSYALYLAETIHNSGIPLEEFQLRAGFFGAEPWTENMRKELEEKMHIKAYDIYGLTEICGPGVGGECECQNGTHLWEDHFFPEIVDPKTLQPVEPGQMGELVFTTLTKEGMPMIRYRTRDLTHLIYEKCECGRTAVRMGRILGRSDDMLIIRGVNVFPSQVESVILELPEFEAHYLIVVDRVNNTDTFQIQVEVRPEYYSDEMNKMIALKKKITNRIQSVIGLQPDIKIVEPRSIERSMGKAKHVIDKRKFE; this comes from the coding sequence ATGATTTGGAATGAGACAATAGAATGCATGGACCGTGAAGAGATGCGGAAACTGCAAAGCATCAGACTGAGAAGAGTGGTTGAACACGTTTATCATAACTCCCCTTTCTACCGGAAAAAGATGCAGGAACTTGGCGTAGTGCCACAGGATATCCAGTCGATCGACGACATTACCAAGCTGCCTTTCACTGTCAAACAAGACTTACGTGATAATTATCCGTTCGGATTAATGGCTGTACCGATGTCAGAAATCGTCCGCCTTCACGCCTCTTCGGGTACAACCGGCAAGCCTATTGTTGTGGGATATACCCGCAAGGACTTAGGAATATGGGAAGAAGTGGTAGCTCGCTGCCTGACAGCCGGCGGAATTACGAAGAACGACTCCGTACAAGTATCTTATGGATACGGACTGTTTACCGGAGGTTTGGGCCTGCATGGTGGCGTACAGAACATCGGAGGAACCGTTATCCCGATGAGTAGCGGCAATACCCAGAAGCAGATTCAGCTCATGCACGACTTCGGAGCCAAGGCCTTGGCCTGCACGCCTTCGTATGCTTTGTATCTGGCAGAAACCATCCACAACTCGGGTATTCCTTTGGAAGAATTCCAGCTGCGCGCAGGTTTCTTCGGAGCTGAGCCGTGGACCGAGAATATGCGTAAAGAACTGGAAGAGAAAATGCACATCAAGGCATACGATATCTACGGACTGACAGAAATCTGTGGTCCGGGCGTCGGCGGAGAATGCGAATGCCAGAACGGAACACACCTGTGGGAAGACCATTTCTTCCCCGAGATAGTCGATCCGAAAACCCTGCAACCGGTTGAACCGGGCCAGATGGGCGAACTCGTCTTCACTACATTAACAAAAGAAGGTATGCCGATGATTCGCTATCGTACCCGCGACCTGACTCATCTGATTTACGAGAAGTGTGAATGCGGCCGTACAGCAGTCCGAATGGGACGTATTTTAGGCCGAAGCGACGATATGTTGATTATTCGTGGCGTAAATGTTTTCCCATCTCAAGTAGAATCTGTAATTTTGGAATTGCCGGAATTCGAGGCCCACTACCTGATCGTTGTAGATCGTGTCAACAATACCGATACATTCCAGATACAGGTAGAAGTCCGTCCGGAATATTACTCAGACGAAATGAACAAGATGATCGCGCTGAAGAAAAAGATAACCAACCGCATCCAAAGCGTTATCGGATTGCAGCCGGATATCAAGATTGTCGAACCGCGCAGTATTGAGCGCAGTATGGGCAAGGCAAAGCACGTCATCGACAAGCGTAAATTCGAATAA
- a CDS encoding amino acid-binding protein, with the protein MLIKQLSIFLENKKGRFTEVANILGEAGINMSAFTVSENSDFGILRLIVSDTDKAIQVLRDHLYAVSVADVVCLHCPNQPGALAKAMQIITAAGIFVEYMYAFSQGEAANVIIRPDNIERCAEVLKENKLELIAASDLYKL; encoded by the coding sequence ATGCTGATCAAACAATTATCTATTTTCCTAGAGAACAAGAAAGGCCGTTTTACGGAAGTAGCCAATATATTAGGCGAGGCAGGCATAAACATGTCGGCATTTACGGTATCTGAAAACTCCGATTTCGGAATTCTCCGCCTGATCGTGTCAGACACCGACAAGGCCATTCAAGTATTGCGCGATCACTTATATGCCGTAAGTGTAGCCGATGTCGTATGTCTTCACTGCCCGAATCAGCCCGGAGCACTGGCAAAAGCCATGCAGATCATCACGGCAGCCGGCATCTTTGTGGAATACATGTATGCCTTTTCACAAGGCGAAGCAGCCAACGTGATCATCCGTCCCGACAATATTGAACGGTGTGCTGAAGTGCTGAAAGAGAACAAACTCGAACTGATTGCAGCCAGCGATTTGTACAAATTGTAA
- a CDS encoding outer membrane protein assembly factor BamD has protein sequence MKKIVLLWMMSAVLFTSCGEYNKILKSTDYELKYSYAKKYFNAKQYSKSATLLDELVTIFKGTAYAEESLYLLAQSYYGQKDYQTASQYFETYYKTYPKGEFAELARYYSGYGLYLDSPDPKLDQSQTYKAIEQLQLYMDYYPQSERAEEAQKILFELQEKLALKELLATRLYFNLGTYMGNNYLSAVITAENALKNYPYSKYREEFMYIMLRAKYELALVSVDEKLQGRYRDVVDEYYNYINEYPEGKYLKEATKYFNYASKRITNTY, from the coding sequence ATGAAGAAGATTGTATTATTATGGATGATGAGTGCCGTCTTGTTTACCTCCTGCGGAGAATATAACAAGATCTTAAAAAGCACAGACTATGAATTGAAGTATTCGTACGCCAAGAAGTATTTCAACGCGAAACAATACTCCAAATCAGCGACGCTGTTGGATGAATTGGTTACAATCTTTAAAGGAACAGCTTATGCAGAAGAGTCTCTGTATCTGCTCGCCCAAAGTTACTATGGGCAAAAAGATTACCAGACAGCTTCGCAATATTTCGAGACTTATTACAAGACTTACCCGAAAGGTGAGTTTGCTGAACTGGCCCGTTACTACTCAGGCTATGGTTTGTACTTAGACTCTCCGGATCCGAAACTGGACCAGTCGCAGACCTACAAAGCCATCGAGCAGTTACAGTTGTATATGGATTACTACCCTCAGAGCGAAAGAGCGGAAGAAGCCCAGAAAATTCTGTTTGAACTCCAGGAAAAACTGGCATTGAAAGAACTTCTGGCTACCCGACTCTATTTCAACTTGGGAACATATATGGGAAACAACTACTTGTCTGCCGTCATCACCGCAGAGAACGCGTTGAAAAACTACCCGTATTCCAAGTATCGCGAAGAGTTTATGTACATCATGCTGCGCGCCAAGTATGAATTGGCCTTGGTAAGTGTCGACGAAAAGTTACAAGGAAGATATCGTGACGTCGTAGATGAATATTACAACTACATCAACGAATATCCCGAAGGTAAGTATTTGAAAGAAGCAACCAAGTATTTCAATTATGCCAGCAAGCGAATAACGAATACGTATTAA
- a CDS encoding DNA-directed RNA polymerase subunit omega, translating to MDYRKTNAPTNTITRDMMKLCADTGNVYETVAIIAKRANQISVEMKQDLEKKLQEFASYNDNLEEVFENREQIEISRYYEKLPKPTLIAAKEYEDGKIYYRNPAKEKNNF from the coding sequence ATGGATTACAGAAAAACGAACGCGCCGACGAATACAATCACCCGCGACATGATGAAGCTTTGTGCCGATACGGGTAATGTGTATGAAACGGTAGCGATTATTGCAAAGCGGGCTAATCAGATTAGTGTTGAAATGAAACAAGATCTGGAAAAGAAACTCCAAGAGTTCGCCTCTTATAACGACAATCTGGAAGAAGTGTTCGAAAACAGAGAGCAGATCGAAATCTCTCGTTACTATGAAAAGCTGCCTAAACCAACTTTGATTGCAGCCAAAGAGTATGAGGATGGTAAAATCTATTACAGAAATCCTGCGAAAGAAAAGAATAATTTCTAA
- a CDS encoding DUF4293 domain-containing protein codes for MIQRIQTVYLLAIVVLMIATLFLPLTILQAGDSMCSFDASGISTMLTDQPELLYPTWSLFALTAAIAIISLVTIFLYRKRILQIRLCIFNAILMLGFYGLYAFYVWNVSKDLGDVSITGKIALTFPFISLILDYLAIRNIGADEALVRSLDRLR; via the coding sequence ATGATACAAAGAATACAAACTGTTTATCTGCTGGCTATCGTCGTCTTGATGATTGCCACGCTGTTCTTGCCGCTGACAATCCTGCAGGCAGGAGATTCTATGTGCTCGTTTGATGCATCAGGCATCTCAACCATGCTGACTGATCAGCCGGAATTACTTTATCCGACATGGAGCCTGTTTGCCTTGACAGCCGCCATTGCCATCATTTCGCTGGTGACTATTTTCCTTTACCGCAAACGTATTCTGCAAATTCGTTTGTGTATTTTCAATGCGATCCTGATGTTAGGCTTCTATGGCCTGTACGCTTTCTATGTATGGAACGTATCAAAAGATTTGGGAGATGTTTCCATAACAGGGAAAATAGCTTTGACATTCCCGTTCATCAGCTTAATCCTGGATTATTTGGCTATCCGCAATATCGGAGCAGATGAAGCCTTGGTCCGCTCATTAGATCGCTTACGGTAA
- a CDS encoding Cof-type HAD-IIB family hydrolase — translation MIKALFFDIDGTLVSFNTHKIPASTIQAITKAKQQGMQVYISTGRPYSLINNLQEISHLIDGYITVNGAYCFIGKQLISCNPIPTEDVLTLIQLADEMNFACMVVGEKDLVMYNSNDKVDYIFRQLLNVQNMKEDNKVDFIHHQPVLQLTPVISEEEEKLITPKLPHCTSSRWYPDFADITALNTDKGRGFRAMLKHQGLKKEETIAFGDGGNDIPIIQEAGIGIAMGNANESLKHVADYITASVDEDGISKALDHWIFQSDK, via the coding sequence ATGATCAAAGCTTTATTTTTCGATATCGACGGAACATTGGTTAGTTTCAATACACATAAAATACCCGCTTCCACTATCCAGGCCATAACAAAAGCCAAACAACAAGGCATGCAAGTGTATATATCGACAGGCAGGCCTTATTCTCTTATCAACAACTTACAGGAAATAAGCCATCTGATTGATGGATATATTACGGTAAACGGAGCTTATTGTTTCATCGGGAAACAGCTTATTTCCTGCAATCCCATCCCAACAGAGGATGTTCTGACACTCATCCAGCTAGCCGATGAGATGAACTTCGCCTGCATGGTTGTCGGAGAAAAAGACCTGGTCATGTATAACAGCAATGACAAAGTCGATTACATCTTCAGACAGCTGCTGAATGTACAGAACATGAAAGAAGATAATAAGGTCGATTTTATCCATCACCAGCCTGTTCTTCAATTAACTCCCGTGATATCAGAGGAGGAAGAAAAGCTCATCACGCCCAAGCTTCCACACTGCACCTCCAGCCGTTGGTATCCTGACTTTGCCGATATAACAGCTCTGAATACAGACAAAGGAAGAGGATTCAGAGCCATGCTGAAACATCAGGGCTTAAAGAAAGAAGAAACAATCGCCTTCGGAGACGGAGGAAATGATATTCCCATCATCCAAGAAGCCGGAATCGGCATCGCCATGGGAAATGCGAATGAATCCTTGAAACACGTAGCCGATTATATCACAGCAAGCGTAGACGAAGACGGAATCAGTAAAGCCCTTGATCATTGGATTTTCCAATCCGACAAATAA